CGGCTCGACGAATGATGAAGCCGCGCGCTGGGCCAGTGAGGGCGCTGCGGATTGTTCGTTGGTCGTTGCCGATGAGCAAACTGCTGGACGCGGGCGCGGGTCTCGGCGCTGGTTCACCCCGCCGGGCGCGGCGCTGGCCTTCGGCCTGATTCTACGCCCCGATTACCCTGAATTGCGCGATCAACTTACGCGGCTCAACGGATTGGGCGCGCTGGCTGTCTGCCAGACCTTGCAGAAAACCTATCAACTTCCTGCGCAGATCAAGTGGCCTAACGATGTTCTGCTCAACCGGCGCAAGGTGGCCGGTGTGCTGCCTGAATCGAAATGGCTGGGCGATCAACTCTCGACAGTAGTGCTGGGAATAGGTGTCAATATTGCCGCCGCGGCGATTCCCCCCGCAGATTGGGCCGGGCATCATGCTCATTCCTTCCCGGCAACCAGCGTGGAGACGGTTTTAGGCGCTGCGCCAGAACGGGGTGCATTTTTAAGCGCGCTTTTACAGAATTTACTGGATTGGTATCCTCGCTTGATGAGCGCGGATTTTCTCCACGCCTGGGGCGCGAACCTGGCTTTTCGGGACGAGTGGGTGCAGATCATCACCTCGGAGGCGGAAGCGCTGGATGCCCGCCTCATCCACCTGAACCCGGATGGCTCCCTGCGGGTTGAGTTCCGCTCTGGGGAGCAGGCCAATCTTCGGGCAGGAGAAATCCATCTGCGCCCGGTTGACAGT
This genomic stretch from Chloroflexota bacterium harbors:
- a CDS encoding biotin--[acetyl-CoA-carboxylase] ligase; the protein is MNQTSLETILADLPLGGIRYVDSIGSTNDEAARWASEGAADCSLVVADEQTAGRGRGSRRWFTPPGAALAFGLILRPDYPELRDQLTRLNGLGALAVCQTLQKTYQLPAQIKWPNDVLLNRRKVAGVLPESKWLGDQLSTVVLGIGVNIAAAAIPPADWAGHHAHSFPATSVETVLGAAPERGAFLSALLQNLLDWYPRLMSADFLHAWGANLAFRDEWVQIITSEAEALDARLIHLNPDGSLRVEFRSGEQANLRAGEIHLRPVDSSLK